From the genome of Saccopteryx bilineata isolate mSacBil1 chromosome 6, mSacBil1_pri_phased_curated, whole genome shotgun sequence, one region includes:
- the TK1 gene encoding thymidine kinase, cytosolic isoform X2, translated as MRRVQRFQIAQYKCLVIKYAKDTRYSSKFSTHDRNTMEALPACLLRDVAQEALGVAVIGIDEGQFFPDIVEFSEAMANAGKTVIVAALDGTFQRKAFGTILNLVPLAESVVKLTAVCMECFREAAYTKRLGMEKEVEVIGGADKYHAVCRLCYFQKTSGQLAGLDKEDKENCLALGKLGEAAGPRKPLAPHQILQCSPAN; from the exons ATGAGACGAGTCCAGCGCTTCCAGATTGCCCAGTATAAGTGCCTGGTGATCAAATACGCCAAAGACACACGGTACAGCAGCAAGTTCTCCACTCATGACCG GAACACCATGGAGGCGCTACCAGCCTGCCTGCTACGGGACGTGGCCCAGGAGGCCCTGGGTGTGGCTGTCATAGGCATTGATGAAGGGCAGTTT TTCCCTGACATCGTGGAGTTCAGCGAGGCCATGGCCAATGCTGGGAAGACTGTGATTGTGGCTGCGCTAGATGGGACCTTCCAGAGGAAG GCTTTTGGGACCATCCTGAACCTGGTGCCCCTGGCTGAGAGTGTGGTGAAGCTGACTGCGGTGTGCATGGAGTGCTTCAGAGAGGCCGCGTACACCAAGAGGCTGGGCATGGAGAAGGAG GTCGAGGTGATTGGAGGCGCAGACAAGTACCATGCTGTGTGCCGCCTCTGCTACTTCCAGAAGACCTCGGGCCAGCTCGCGGGGCTGGATAAGGAGGATAAGGAGAACTGCCTGGCACTGGGGAAGCTGGGAGAAGCAGCAGGGCCCAGGAAGCCATTGGCCCCTCATCAGATCCTGCAATGCAGCCCAGCCAACTGA
- the TK1 gene encoding thymidine kinase, cytosolic isoform X1, which produces MSCANLPSVLPSSPSKTRGQIQVILGPMFSGKSTELMRRVQRFQIAQYKCLVIKYAKDTRYSSKFSTHDRNTMEALPACLLRDVAQEALGVAVIGIDEGQFFPDIVEFSEAMANAGKTVIVAALDGTFQRKAFGTILNLVPLAESVVKLTAVCMECFREAAYTKRLGMEKEVEVIGGADKYHAVCRLCYFQKTSGQLAGLDKEDKENCLALGKLGEAAGPRKPLAPHQILQCSPAN; this is translated from the exons ATGAGCTGCGCCAACCTGCCCTCGGTGCTGCCCAGCTCCCCCAGCAAGACCCGGGGGCAGATCCAG GTGATCCTCGGACCCATGTTCTCAGGAAAAAG TACTGAGCTGATGAGACGAGTCCAGCGCTTCCAGATTGCCCAGTATAAGTGCCTGGTGATCAAATACGCCAAAGACACACGGTACAGCAGCAAGTTCTCCACTCATGACCG GAACACCATGGAGGCGCTACCAGCCTGCCTGCTACGGGACGTGGCCCAGGAGGCCCTGGGTGTGGCTGTCATAGGCATTGATGAAGGGCAGTTT TTCCCTGACATCGTGGAGTTCAGCGAGGCCATGGCCAATGCTGGGAAGACTGTGATTGTGGCTGCGCTAGATGGGACCTTCCAGAGGAAG GCTTTTGGGACCATCCTGAACCTGGTGCCCCTGGCTGAGAGTGTGGTGAAGCTGACTGCGGTGTGCATGGAGTGCTTCAGAGAGGCCGCGTACACCAAGAGGCTGGGCATGGAGAAGGAG GTCGAGGTGATTGGAGGCGCAGACAAGTACCATGCTGTGTGCCGCCTCTGCTACTTCCAGAAGACCTCGGGCCAGCTCGCGGGGCTGGATAAGGAGGATAAGGAGAACTGCCTGGCACTGGGGAAGCTGGGAGAAGCAGCAGGGCCCAGGAAGCCATTGGCCCCTCATCAGATCCTGCAATGCAGCCCAGCCAACTGA